A region from the Salicibibacter cibarius genome encodes:
- the glp gene encoding molybdopterin molybdotransferase MoeA: protein MVEKRKPMPVAEAVQAVMNVGGNEAKKETIPLANSYRRILAEDLVADHDVPSFDRSPYDGFAIRAADSAGANRNRPIYFRVAGEIGAGEVFPREVQEGEAVRIMTGAQIPDGCDAVVMLELIDENSEEIIAIKRAFSPGDNISFQGEDTEKGARLVPKGTSIDPGVIALLATFGYAEVPVAIRPRVGIIATGSELLEVHEPLEPGKIRNSNAYMMAAQVERAGGEPVLLGKLPDDLDACIEAVSRALQDVDMLITTGGASVGDYDYVPDIIEHLGGHPLFNKVAMRPGSVTTVADIDKKLFFGLSGNPSACFVGFELFVRPVLRRSLFSEKPHLKRTKATLGKDYPKPNPFTRFVRATLEEDDGRFVAKPGGLDKSGSVTSIAGADVLIALPGGSRGYEAGMDVDIFLLEDHKGSEWPWDSSVASYKS, encoded by the coding sequence ATGGTAGAAAAGCGAAAGCCGATGCCGGTGGCAGAAGCGGTACAAGCCGTCATGAATGTCGGCGGCAATGAAGCGAAGAAAGAAACGATCCCCCTCGCGAACAGCTACAGGCGTATACTAGCCGAAGACCTCGTGGCCGACCATGATGTGCCGTCGTTTGATCGCTCGCCGTATGACGGTTTTGCCATCCGTGCCGCAGATAGCGCGGGGGCGAACAGAAATCGCCCTATTTATTTCCGAGTTGCCGGGGAAATCGGTGCGGGGGAGGTATTCCCTCGTGAAGTACAAGAAGGGGAAGCCGTGCGTATCATGACAGGCGCACAAATACCTGACGGTTGTGACGCGGTCGTGATGCTGGAGCTCATTGACGAAAATAGTGAAGAGATCATCGCCATCAAGCGTGCGTTTTCCCCCGGCGACAATATTTCTTTTCAAGGGGAAGATACCGAAAAGGGAGCCCGGCTTGTTCCCAAAGGGACATCGATCGATCCCGGCGTTATCGCTTTGCTTGCCACGTTTGGGTACGCGGAGGTGCCTGTGGCAATTCGTCCGCGCGTAGGTATTATCGCGACGGGGAGCGAGCTGCTGGAGGTTCATGAACCGTTGGAACCGGGAAAAATCCGTAATAGCAACGCGTATATGATGGCAGCCCAAGTCGAGCGGGCAGGCGGGGAACCGGTGCTTTTAGGGAAATTGCCGGATGATTTGGATGCCTGCATTGAAGCGGTTTCGCGCGCTTTGCAAGATGTGGACATGTTGATTACAACCGGCGGCGCTTCGGTCGGGGATTATGATTATGTTCCCGACATTATTGAACACCTAGGCGGACATCCTTTGTTTAATAAAGTGGCGATGCGTCCGGGAAGCGTTACGACGGTCGCTGACATAGACAAAAAATTGTTCTTTGGGCTATCCGGAAATCCAAGTGCTTGCTTTGTTGGCTTTGAACTATTTGTTCGCCCAGTTCTGCGCCGGTCTCTTTTTTCCGAGAAACCGCATTTAAAAAGGACGAAAGCAACGCTCGGCAAAGATTATCCAAAACCGAATCCATTCACCCGCTTCGTGCGGGCAACGTTGGAAGAGGATGACGGACGTTTTGTGGCGAAGCCCGGCGGTCTCGATAAATCGGGATCCGTGACTTCTATCGCCGGGGCCGATGTTTTGATTGCGCTTCCGGGTGGCAGCCGCGGGTATGAGGCGGGAATGGATGTGGATATTTTCTTGCTGGAGGATCATAAAGGAAGCGAATGGCCATGGGACAGCAGTGTCGCGTCTTACAAGTCGTAG
- a CDS encoding ThiF family adenylyltransferase, with amino-acid sequence MDRYSRQTLFKPMGIEGQRRLANGHVLIVGAGALGSANAEMLTRAGIGKLTLIDRDYVEYSNLHRQQLYTEADAVEQLPKAVAAKTHLQAINGDTDVQAHIMDASASNLEPLLETVDLMIDGTDNFDIRFIMNDLAAKNEIPWLFGAFAGSYGMAYMVRPWDGPCLNCLLASIPSSVMTCESDGVIAPVVQQTALLQLVEAMKWLTGNRASVEERLVFYDVWRGEQQRMGVSRVKSDACPTCGEAPVYPYLSTAEDAKTAVLCGRDTVQIRPEQKRSFDLTNLETKLKAYGTTKRNPYLLSCVMGEHRLAVFQDGRVLVHGTKNIDHARELYETYVL; translated from the coding sequence ATGGATCGTTATTCCAGACAAACATTGTTCAAGCCGATGGGGATAGAAGGGCAACGCAGACTGGCAAACGGCCATGTGCTGATCGTCGGGGCTGGGGCGTTGGGGAGCGCCAACGCTGAGATGTTGACGAGGGCAGGCATTGGGAAGCTCACATTGATTGATCGGGATTACGTGGAATATAGCAACTTGCATCGCCAGCAATTGTATACGGAAGCCGATGCCGTGGAGCAGTTGCCGAAAGCGGTTGCAGCAAAAACTCATCTGCAAGCCATTAACGGGGATACGGACGTACAGGCGCATATTATGGACGCGAGCGCGTCCAATCTTGAACCATTGCTTGAAACGGTCGACCTCATGATCGATGGAACAGATAATTTTGACATTCGTTTCATTATGAACGATTTAGCGGCGAAAAATGAGATTCCGTGGCTGTTCGGGGCATTTGCCGGCAGTTACGGAATGGCGTATATGGTGAGGCCTTGGGACGGGCCGTGCCTAAACTGTTTATTGGCGTCGATTCCCTCTTCGGTCATGACTTGTGAAAGTGACGGGGTTATCGCGCCTGTCGTCCAACAAACGGCGCTTTTGCAGCTTGTGGAAGCGATGAAGTGGTTGACGGGCAACCGCGCATCGGTGGAGGAGCGCCTTGTTTTTTACGATGTGTGGCGGGGCGAGCAGCAACGGATGGGTGTGAGCCGTGTGAAGAGCGACGCGTGTCCAACGTGTGGGGAAGCTCCCGTGTACCCGTATTTGTCGACAGCCGAAGATGCCAAAACCGCGGTGCTTTGTGGGCGTGACACCGTACAAATCCGTCCGGAGCAAAAACGGAGTTTTGATTTGACGAACTTGGAAACGAAGTTGAAAGCGTATGGGACAACAAAACGGAATCCGTATTTGTTGTCCTGTGTGATGGGCGAGCATCGCCTCGCTGTGTTTCAGGACGGGCGTGTCCTTGTGCATGGGACAAAAAATATTGATCATGCGCGGGAATTGTATGAAACATATGTCTTGTGA
- a CDS encoding xanthine dehydrogenase family protein molybdopterin-binding subunit, translated as MNTVASKEKSFIGKSIQRREDHRLLTGEGQYLDDMKFQNLHHVAFFRSPHAHAEIKDINIEYANQLDGVKAIFTGEDLYKANVDCLPLMSQVYSGVKERENPEVKPQFQRALAYERVRHVGEAIAAVVASSRAVAEDALDLIEVEYEKLNVVVDPKNALDKSSPLLFEEWGDNSAVSYTVQAGNVNQAIKNADYVLKESFKVNRQSGNPIETRGVLVNWDYRLNSLSMWSSTQMPHRLQKFISDCLHLPENQIHVIVPDVGGGFGPKALIYPEEIAMAYMAQTLKIPMKWVEDRLEHMMSTAHSRDQLHEIEVGVGRDGMILGLRDKFLLDTGAYNLYGINTSYNTASHLPGPYRIPSYECEAKVVATNKVPCSQYRGAGRPEAVYIMDRVIDLIARELNEDPAEIRYKNLIHAEEMPYDTGRLYKDGQPMIYDTGDYQDCFRKALEEIKYSEYKKLQPEYWHQGRYIGLGLSSYIEGTGQGPHEGCQIIIDSYGDIVCMLSTASQGQGHETTWAQICADHLGVNMDQVRVISGDTNIVQYGSGTYGSRSAVVGGSAISLAAKRVSDKAKKMASHLLKVSEQDLEIENGRVFVGEIPDRGYSYGELAQWLQPNKIPYGMDIEPGLKAEEYFLPETTTYSNGVHAAIVEVDIETGFFDILNYVVVHDAGKIINPVIADGQTLGGVAQGIGGTIYEEIVYDEKGQLLTGTYMDYLLPTASEIPNISSTHMESPSPRNPLGVKGLGESGAISPPACLSNAVEDALQPFQIKLNKLPLSPQYIWEMIHQREKN; from the coding sequence ATGAATACTGTAGCGAGCAAAGAAAAATCATTTATTGGAAAATCAATTCAAAGGCGTGAAGATCACAGATTACTGACGGGTGAGGGTCAATATCTGGATGATATGAAATTTCAAAATTTACATCATGTTGCATTTTTCAGATCTCCTCATGCACATGCAGAAATAAAAGATATAAATATTGAGTATGCTAACCAGCTAGATGGTGTTAAAGCAATTTTTACCGGTGAAGATTTATATAAAGCCAATGTTGATTGTTTACCACTAATGTCTCAAGTATATTCAGGTGTCAAAGAACGTGAGAACCCGGAAGTAAAACCTCAATTTCAGAGAGCACTGGCTTATGAACGTGTTCGCCATGTAGGCGAGGCTATAGCAGCTGTTGTGGCATCTTCTAGAGCTGTAGCTGAGGATGCTCTCGATCTTATTGAAGTCGAGTATGAGAAACTAAACGTTGTTGTGGATCCAAAAAATGCATTGGATAAGAGCTCCCCACTGTTATTTGAGGAATGGGGCGACAATTCGGCTGTTTCATATACTGTTCAAGCAGGTAATGTGAATCAAGCGATTAAAAACGCGGATTATGTTTTAAAAGAATCTTTTAAAGTGAACCGCCAAAGTGGGAATCCTATTGAAACTCGAGGAGTTTTAGTAAATTGGGATTATCGATTAAATTCATTGTCCATGTGGAGTTCGACTCAAATGCCCCATCGTTTGCAAAAGTTTATTTCTGATTGTCTTCATCTTCCGGAGAATCAAATACATGTAATCGTTCCTGATGTAGGTGGCGGTTTTGGACCTAAGGCATTAATCTATCCTGAAGAAATTGCTATGGCCTACATGGCTCAAACACTAAAAATTCCCATGAAGTGGGTTGAGGATCGCCTTGAACATATGATGAGTACTGCTCATTCTCGTGATCAATTGCATGAAATTGAAGTAGGAGTAGGAAGGGACGGTATGATCTTAGGTTTACGAGATAAATTTTTGTTAGATACCGGGGCCTATAATTTATATGGGATTAACACATCCTACAATACTGCCTCACATTTACCGGGACCATATCGTATACCGAGCTATGAGTGCGAAGCCAAAGTTGTAGCAACAAATAAAGTTCCGTGTTCGCAATATCGTGGTGCTGGCCGCCCTGAAGCAGTTTATATTATGGATCGTGTTATAGATCTAATTGCCCGAGAATTAAACGAGGATCCAGCAGAAATACGTTATAAAAATTTAATTCATGCCGAGGAAATGCCATATGACACTGGTCGATTATATAAAGATGGTCAACCAATGATTTATGACACCGGTGATTATCAAGACTGTTTTAGAAAAGCCTTAGAGGAGATTAAATATTCTGAGTATAAAAAGTTACAACCGGAATATTGGCATCAAGGTAGATATATTGGTCTCGGTCTTTCAAGTTATATAGAAGGGACAGGACAAGGGCCACATGAAGGTTGTCAAATTATAATTGATTCATATGGAGATATTGTTTGTATGTTAAGTACTGCCTCTCAAGGGCAGGGGCATGAGACAACATGGGCACAGATTTGTGCTGACCATTTAGGTGTAAATATGGATCAAGTTCGTGTTATTAGTGGTGATACAAATATAGTGCAATATGGAAGTGGAACTTACGGGTCACGCAGTGCAGTGGTAGGGGGAAGCGCTATTAGTTTGGCAGCAAAACGAGTATCTGATAAAGCCAAAAAAATGGCATCACACTTGTTAAAAGTGAGTGAGCAAGATTTAGAGATTGAAAATGGCCGTGTTTTTGTGGGGGAAATACCTGACCGTGGTTATTCTTATGGTGAATTAGCGCAATGGTTACAACCAAATAAAATCCCTTATGGCATGGATATTGAACCGGGCTTAAAGGCTGAGGAATACTTTCTCCCCGAAACTACTACGTATTCCAATGGTGTTCATGCTGCTATTGTTGAAGTAGATATTGAAACTGGATTTTTTGACATTTTGAATTATGTGGTAGTTCATGATGCCGGAAAGATAATTAATCCTGTTATCGCTGATGGTCAAACCCTTGGGGGAGTAGCACAGGGCATCGGAGGTACTATCTATGAAGAAATCGTATATGATGAAAAAGGTCAGCTATTAACAGGGACCTATATGGATTATTTACTGCCTACAGCCAGTGAGATCCCCAATATAAGTTCAACTCATATGGAATCACCAAGCCCAAGAAACCCATTAGGAGTAAAAGGTTTAGGTGAAAGTGGAGCAATCAGCCCTCCTGCCTGTTTATCTAATGCTGTAGAAGATGCATTACAACCATTTCAAATAAAACTTAATAAATTACCCTTATCTCCCCAATATATTTGGGAAATGATTCATCAACGTGAGAAAAATTAA
- the istB gene encoding IS21-like element helper ATPase IstB, with protein sequence MNQQNIDKLKTLKLSGMAEAYESLFTKAENKEMDFDTLFGILIDHEESRRKSNKLNRLLKQAAFPEPASIEEIMYYDDRKLDKDLLQRLASGSYILDGRNIIFKGVSGAGKSWMAAAFGVQACRQFFKVHYTRLPDLLEEFKLAKYQQDDSYVKLMRKLLKVDLLILDEWLLHALTNEEAALLLEIINARRQAKQSNIFCSQFDIDGWYEKLGDGTLAEAILDRIIHDSYDIFIDGKVSMRERLGVQKQTANDKENNNFL encoded by the coding sequence ATGAACCAGCAGAATATTGATAAACTAAAAACATTGAAACTATCAGGGATGGCAGAAGCCTATGAATCTCTTTTCACGAAGGCAGAAAATAAAGAGATGGATTTTGATACATTATTCGGCATCTTAATTGACCATGAAGAATCCCGCCGGAAAAGTAATAAACTCAACCGTCTTCTCAAACAGGCAGCGTTTCCTGAACCGGCTTCAATCGAAGAGATCATGTATTATGATGACCGGAAACTAGACAAAGATTTACTCCAGCGTTTAGCCAGCGGAAGCTATATTCTGGATGGGCGAAATATTATCTTTAAAGGCGTGTCTGGAGCCGGGAAATCGTGGATGGCCGCCGCATTTGGCGTACAGGCGTGCCGACAGTTCTTCAAAGTACATTACACACGGCTTCCTGATCTATTAGAGGAATTTAAACTTGCAAAATATCAACAGGATGACAGCTATGTCAAACTCATGAGAAAGCTTCTAAAGGTAGATCTTCTTATTCTTGATGAATGGCTGCTTCACGCCTTAACCAATGAAGAAGCAGCTCTCCTTCTTGAAATCATAAACGCAAGACGTCAGGCAAAACAATCCAACATCTTTTGTTCTCAATTTGATATTGATGGATGGTACGAGAAACTGGGAGATGGCACCTTGGCAGAAGCCATTCTCGACCGAATTATTCATGATTCCTATGATATTTTCATTGACGGAAAAGTGTCGATGCGCGAACGTCTTGGTGTGCAAAAACAAACGGCAAACGATAAAGAGAACAACAATTTTTTATAA
- a CDS encoding ABC transporter substrate-binding protein — protein sequence MMLRLSLATEDYDRVRAIADRIVNVQGVELETLALEPEELFFRMSRYQDIDIAEFSLSSYTLSVSRGESPFIALPVFLSRVFRHGNILVNRDAGIDHPEKLKGKRIGVPEYQMTAPVWERAILEHEYGVEPGSIEWVTGGQEQPGREERIPWKPPTGISIEPARSGKSLTEMLLEGELDGMLCARLPSAFDKGDPRIQRLFPDFKSVEKQYYEKTGLFPIMHTMVMRKDLYNEHPWLAPELVKAFQKAKEIAEKNLFEMAALKTMLPWLVAEAEEEREFFQGNLWPYGVEENRKTLEAFLQYHYEQGLSERLVEVDELFAPNTVEQSAI from the coding sequence ATGATGCTACGTTTAAGCTTAGCTACTGAAGATTATGACCGAGTTCGAGCTATTGCTGACCGGATTGTGAATGTACAAGGAGTCGAATTGGAAACCCTTGCATTAGAGCCGGAGGAATTGTTTTTCAGGATGTCACGTTATCAAGATATAGATATTGCTGAATTTTCATTGTCCTCTTATACATTGAGTGTATCACGAGGTGAAAGTCCATTTATTGCTTTACCTGTATTCTTATCACGCGTGTTTCGTCATGGGAATATTTTAGTCAATAGAGATGCCGGAATTGATCACCCTGAGAAATTAAAAGGGAAACGAATAGGGGTTCCAGAATATCAAATGACGGCTCCGGTTTGGGAAAGAGCAATTTTGGAACATGAATATGGTGTGGAACCAGGTTCAATTGAGTGGGTTACAGGAGGACAGGAGCAACCAGGACGAGAAGAACGAATTCCTTGGAAACCACCTACAGGAATTTCAATTGAACCTGCTAGATCAGGAAAAAGTTTGACAGAAATGCTACTTGAAGGAGAGCTGGATGGTATGCTTTGCGCCCGATTACCATCTGCGTTTGATAAAGGTGATCCTCGGATTCAACGACTATTCCCAGATTTTAAAAGTGTAGAAAAACAATATTACGAAAAAACCGGATTATTTCCAATTATGCATACAATGGTAATGAGAAAAGATCTTTATAATGAACATCCTTGGTTAGCACCAGAATTGGTAAAAGCCTTTCAAAAAGCAAAAGAAATTGCTGAAAAGAATTTATTTGAGATGGCAGCGTTAAAAACGATGTTGCCATGGCTTGTCGCAGAGGCTGAGGAAGAGCGTGAGTTTTTTCAAGGTAATTTGTGGCCTTATGGTGTAGAAGAAAATCGTAAAACGTTAGAAGCATTTTTGCAATATCACTATGAACAAGGCTTATCTGAACGTTTAGTAGAGGTTGATGAGCTTTTTGCCCCCAATACAGTTGAGCAGTCTGCTATTTAA
- a CDS encoding TAXI family TRAP transporter solute-binding subunit, producing the protein MKHFIIFIFIFFGSLLFTACESQEQSTEAESGESANESFQTTIAGGTAGGAWTVFTEGIAETIRSENEGSVITTEPGDIIENPLAVGIDRIPYALTYSVTADAALHGEEPYDQSYEDIRAISVVIPTQLYQFVIRANADFDSIDEIVEEQAPVRIAINDFGSPGDIATRTIFNEYGVTYDDIRSWGGSIDQLTTAQSFEYMADGRVDIAADIVPVPDSGIVEATATMDIDMLPIRQDVIDSVSEDLDVFFETLPEDTYDFLDEDIDSFNSPGLLITNKQVSEEEVYQVTKSIYENLDYLSNVHEDLASLDDENITEVGEVPLHPGAEKFYEEEGLIN; encoded by the coding sequence TTGAAACATTTTATAATTTTTATATTTATTTTTTTCGGATCTTTGTTATTTACAGCGTGTGAGAGTCAAGAACAGTCAACTGAGGCCGAATCGGGGGAATCTGCGAATGAATCATTTCAAACTACTATAGCAGGTGGGACAGCCGGAGGAGCATGGACTGTTTTTACCGAGGGGATAGCAGAAACTATTCGAAGCGAAAACGAAGGATCTGTAATTACAACAGAACCAGGCGATATAATAGAAAATCCACTGGCGGTAGGAATCGACAGAATACCTTACGCTTTAACTTATTCTGTGACGGCAGATGCTGCTTTACATGGAGAAGAACCTTATGATCAATCTTATGAAGATATTAGAGCTATAAGTGTTGTTATACCTACTCAGCTTTATCAATTTGTTATAAGAGCTAATGCGGATTTTGATTCTATTGATGAAATTGTCGAAGAGCAAGCTCCGGTTCGTATAGCAATTAATGATTTTGGCAGTCCGGGAGATATTGCAACTCGAACTATTTTTAATGAGTATGGTGTTACGTATGATGATATTCGTTCCTGGGGAGGTTCTATTGATCAATTAACTACGGCACAGTCCTTTGAATATATGGCTGATGGTCGTGTAGATATAGCTGCTGACATAGTGCCTGTTCCTGATTCTGGTATTGTGGAAGCTACAGCTACAATGGACATTGATATGTTACCTATAAGACAAGATGTTATTGATAGTGTCTCTGAAGATCTGGATGTATTTTTTGAAACTCTTCCAGAAGATACTTATGATTTCCTGGATGAAGATATAGATTCATTTAATTCTCCTGGATTGTTAATTACAAATAAGCAAGTATCTGAAGAAGAAGTTTATCAAGTTACTAAATCGATATATGAAAATTTAGACTATTTGTCTAATGTACATGAAGATCTCGCCTCTTTGGATGATGAGAATATCACTGAGGTGGGGGAGGTCCCACTTCACCCAGGTGCAGAAAAGTTTTATGAAGAAGAAGGATTGATAAATTGA
- the moaA gene encoding GTP 3',8-cyclase MoaA encodes MTEDIHDQLSRPLQDLRISIMDKCNFRCTYCMPKELFGDDHVFLPKEALLSFEEITRAAEQFAALGVKKIRLTGGEPLLRKEVPKLVSFLTDVDGIEDIALTTNAVMLPKQAKPLYEAGLERVNVSLDALDTDVFQEMSGRKTSPNAVLRGIDAAIDAGLGVKVNMVVRKGVNDEEVIPMARYCKEKGLTLRFIEFMDVGQTNGWDFSQVVSKKELHERVSQIAPLEALERNYFGEVASRYKYRDSNVEVGFISSVTETFCGSCTRARLSADGKLFTCLFSEKGSDLRMIMRDGATDEEIRDWIRAVWEKREDRYSELRTEESARNRKKIEMSYIGG; translated from the coding sequence ATGACTGAAGATATTCATGACCAATTGTCGCGTCCCCTTCAGGATTTACGGATATCGATCATGGATAAGTGTAACTTTCGTTGTACGTATTGCATGCCGAAAGAGCTTTTTGGCGATGACCATGTATTTTTGCCGAAAGAAGCCCTTCTTTCTTTTGAAGAAATTACCCGGGCAGCGGAACAATTTGCAGCCCTCGGGGTGAAAAAAATACGGTTAACGGGTGGGGAACCGCTCCTTCGAAAAGAGGTTCCGAAGCTGGTTTCTTTCCTAACCGATGTCGATGGCATTGAGGATATTGCGCTGACGACGAACGCGGTCATGCTGCCGAAACAGGCGAAGCCTTTATATGAAGCCGGGCTTGAACGCGTGAATGTGAGCTTGGATGCCCTTGATACCGACGTATTCCAAGAGATGAGCGGGCGTAAAACGAGTCCGAATGCCGTTTTGCGCGGGATAGATGCTGCCATCGACGCCGGTCTCGGGGTGAAAGTCAATATGGTTGTCCGTAAAGGGGTCAATGACGAGGAAGTGATCCCGATGGCGCGTTACTGTAAAGAGAAAGGGCTGACGCTTCGTTTTATCGAATTTATGGATGTCGGCCAGACGAACGGCTGGGATTTTTCCCAAGTCGTTTCGAAAAAAGAACTCCATGAACGCGTATCGCAAATTGCGCCGCTTGAAGCCCTGGAACGCAATTATTTCGGTGAAGTGGCCTCCCGTTATAAATACCGGGATTCCAATGTGGAAGTTGGGTTTATTTCTTCGGTGACTGAAACGTTTTGCGGTTCGTGTACCCGGGCGCGTCTATCTGCTGATGGCAAGTTGTTCACTTGTTTATTTTCAGAAAAGGGTTCGGATTTACGCATGATTATGCGAGATGGGGCGACAGATGAAGAGATTCGTGATTGGATACGCGCGGTTTGGGAAAAACGGGAGGATCGTTATTCGGAATTGCGGACGGAAGAATCGGCGCGGAATCGCAAGAAAATCGAGATGTCTTATATAGGTGGATGA
- a CDS encoding TRAP transporter permease gives MLSKMRMTLNGWFTEGYKRELIGQKYRLITLIAFLLSVYQIWSVIFSTLHPMNQMSLHLSFILMLTYLIYGYSKKTVLRNGPTVMDYIFVCLAFASGLYYAIHAERIVNRVSIMDPLTNSDIFFGLILVILSIEAVRRTIGFPIVVVVLVFLSYLLWGHQFTGILYHREFPPIEILEELAFSFNGLWGNPMAVAATFVFMFLLFGAFLQKSGAGNFFFDISSAIAGRTRGGAAKIAVLASAFFGSITGSPVANVATTGPFTIPMAKRIGYQSRFAGAVEAAASTGGSFLPPIMGSAAFLMVAVTQMSYTSIIVAALIPGILYYVALMGMVHFEALRKNLPKASDESIPKVKKVLKEGWYYFIPLVILVVFLVNGYSPSLTAFYGILAVIVVSWFRKSTRMGPRKIYEAMADGAKTAIPVTTACAAAGLVIAGIMTTGLGGKLTSIVLGFTQGMLFPTLLLVMVICIILGMGMPVAAAYVLTAMLAAPALIELGVPTLTAHLFIVYFSIISAITPPVAVAAFAAAGIAKASPNMVGFGALRLAIAGLVVPFVFVFEPALLMEGSPGEILLASVTAVIGILTIAAGLIGWLIKPANILERLILVPSGLMIIFPGFTTDFMGILLIAFVYILQRSRKDIPSLRITKQETPIK, from the coding sequence GTGTTATCGAAAATGAGGATGACATTAAATGGTTGGTTTACAGAGGGATATAAGCGTGAATTAATAGGACAAAAATATAGGCTGATCACATTAATAGCTTTCTTATTGTCAGTATATCAAATTTGGTCGGTTATTTTTAGTACATTGCATCCAATGAATCAAATGTCTCTCCATCTTTCATTTATACTAATGTTAACCTACCTGATATATGGATATTCAAAAAAGACAGTATTAAGAAATGGCCCTACTGTTATGGACTATATTTTTGTTTGTCTAGCATTCGCATCTGGGCTATATTATGCTATTCATGCTGAGAGAATAGTAAACAGAGTCTCCATTATGGACCCATTAACAAATTCAGATATCTTTTTTGGTTTAATTTTAGTAATCTTGAGTATAGAGGCTGTTCGTAGAACAATTGGTTTCCCTATTGTAGTAGTGGTGCTAGTATTTTTGAGCTATTTATTATGGGGTCACCAGTTCACAGGTATTCTCTATCATAGGGAGTTCCCTCCTATTGAAATTTTGGAAGAATTGGCGTTTAGTTTTAATGGGCTTTGGGGGAATCCTATGGCAGTAGCGGCTACATTCGTATTTATGTTTTTGCTATTTGGTGCTTTTTTACAAAAATCAGGGGCTGGAAATTTTTTCTTCGATATTTCATCAGCAATAGCAGGTAGAACTAGAGGTGGTGCTGCTAAGATAGCAGTTCTAGCGAGTGCATTTTTTGGATCAATTACTGGAAGCCCAGTAGCTAATGTGGCTACAACTGGTCCATTTACTATTCCTATGGCTAAACGGATTGGATATCAATCACGATTTGCGGGAGCGGTTGAAGCTGCTGCTTCTACTGGAGGAAGCTTCTTACCCCCTATTATGGGATCAGCCGCTTTTTTAATGGTGGCAGTTACACAAATGTCTTACACTTCAATAATTGTTGCTGCTTTAATACCTGGAATTCTTTATTACGTCGCACTGATGGGTATGGTTCATTTTGAAGCATTGCGAAAGAATTTGCCCAAAGCCAGTGATGAATCGATTCCTAAGGTAAAAAAGGTATTAAAAGAAGGATGGTACTATTTCATTCCGTTGGTAATCTTAGTTGTTTTTTTAGTAAATGGTTATAGTCCATCTCTAACAGCTTTCTATGGAATATTAGCAGTTATAGTTGTCAGTTGGTTTCGTAAAAGTACTCGGATGGGACCAAGAAAAATTTATGAAGCAATGGCTGATGGAGCTAAAACTGCAATTCCTGTAACAACTGCTTGTGCAGCCGCTGGATTAGTGATTGCAGGGATAATGACCACGGGACTTGGTGGAAAATTAACAAGTATCGTCCTTGGCTTTACCCAAGGTATGCTTTTCCCTACACTGTTACTAGTTATGGTGATATGTATTATTTTGGGAATGGGTATGCCAGTGGCAGCAGCTTATGTTTTAACAGCGATGTTAGCTGCACCGGCACTTATTGAGTTAGGTGTTCCTACTTTGACTGCTCACCTTTTTATCGTTTATTTTTCCATAATTTCAGCTATTACTCCACCAGTTGCAGTTGCTGCATTTGCAGCTGCAGGGATTGCTAAGGCAAGCCCCAATATGGTAGGTTTTGGTGCTCTTAGGTTAGCAATTGCTGGATTAGTTGTACCGTTTGTGTTTGTCTTCGAACCAGCGTTACTAATGGAAGGTTCTCCGGGAGAAATTTTGTTAGCGTCTGTAACGGCAGTAATAGGTATTCTTACAATAGCTGCGGGTTTAATCGGGTGGCTTATAAAACCTGCGAATATATTAGAAAGGCTTATATTAGTCCCTAGTGGGTTAATGATAATATTTCCTGGCTTCACAACTGATTTCATGGGAATACTCTTAATTGCTTTTGTGTATATACTGCAACGTAGTCGTAAAGATATTCCATCTTTAAGAATTACTAAACAAGAGACACCTATAAAATAA